The Pediococcus inopinatus region TCAGATGTCCCTAACTAATTCTATCTTATGCTTATTCGAAATAACAGACCCAAACTTAATTGTCACTGGTATTTCTAAAGAACGGTGTTCCACAAACCAACGTATTCATGTCGTCCATGCAACTTTGTCTTATCAACTTTTAAAGTGCCCACATTGTGGCCATAAAAGCTTAATTAAAAACGGAACTCACATGAGTCACCTGCGTTTAGGAACCTTATCCGGTGGTCGTTACGAAATGCATTTAAAACGTCAAAGATACCAATGTAAAGATTGTTCAAAAACCTGTGGTGCTAAAACTAAGTTGGTTAATCGTAACGAAACTTTCACACATAATATCAAACATCAAGTGATCGTTTTGGCACGCGATATGTTGACGAGTAAAGAAATTGCTAAACTTTGTGGAATTTCGCCAAGCAGTGTTCAACGAATCCTAAATGCCAATATTCACTTAGCCTATCGTGTTAAACATCTCCCAGAGAATCTTTGCTTTGATGAATTTCGTTCCTGTAATCACTGTATGTCCTTTAATTGTTGCGATGCCGTTAGTCATCGCCGAATTGTTACTTTAAAAGATCGGCTAAGTAAAGATATCATTGACTACTTTGAAGCTCGTTTTTCGGTTCAAGAACGTGCCCAAGTTCAATCAGTGACGATTGACATGAATGCTGAATATGTCAGCTTCATTCATCGCTTATTTCCCAATGCGGCCACGATTATCGATCGTTTCCATATTATTCAACTGGCTGGGCGTGCCTTAGATAATGAACGCACGCAGACCATTCGTACTATCCAAGATAAGCATTCACGAATTTATCATATTTTAAAATCTCAATGGCGTTTATTTCATCTTGATGAAATAAAAGTTAATGATTCTAAGGCTGTTTATTTACGCGGAATTAACGAGTATATGACGCAACAAAACGCCATTGATTTAGCTCTAGACGCTTTTCCCAGATTTAGATCTGTGTATCAAACCTATCAAGGTATCTTAAGTGCCATACACCAAAAGGATGCTAATGCGTTCCAATCCTTACTTACTAACTACCAACCCACTAGTAATCAAATGGACATAACGATCAACACGTTTATCAAAAATGGTTCAGCCCTTCTAAACAGTTGTCGTTATCCATTTTCCAACGGTCCAATTGAAGGACTTAATCGTAAAATCAAGGCATTAAAGCGTAACTGTTTTG contains the following coding sequences:
- a CDS encoding ISL3 family transposase, with product MCYDLIAKTNRKEEIQMSLTNSILCLFEITDPNLIVTGISKERCSTNQRIHVVHATLSYQLLKCPHCGHKSLIKNGTHMSHLRLGTLSGGRYEMHLKRQRYQCKDCSKTCGAKTKLVNRNETFTHNIKHQVIVLARDMLTSKEIAKLCGISPSSVQRILNANIHLAYRVKHLPENLCFDEFRSCNHCMSFNCCDAVSHRRIVTLKDRLSKDIIDYFEARFSVQERAQVQSVTIDMNAEYVSFIHRLFPNAATIIDRFHIIQLAGRALDNERTQTIRTIQDKHSRIYHILKSQWRLFHLDEIKVNDSKAVYLRGINEYMTQQNAIDLALDAFPRFRSVYQTYQGILSAIHQKDANAFQSLLTNYQPTSNQMDITINTFIKNGSALLNSCRYPFSNGPIEGLNRKIKALKRNCFGFRNIDNFFIRISLIHE